A region of Flavobacterium album DNA encodes the following proteins:
- a CDS encoding acyl-CoA dehydrogenase family protein, protein MKPDLFQAPDYYLLDELLTDEHKMVRDAAREWVKREVSPIIEDYAQKAEFPTQIIKGLADIGAFGPYIPEEYGGAGLDQISYGLIMQEIERGDSGVRSTASVQSSLVMYPIWKYGNEEQRMKYLPKLASGEFMGCFGLTEPDYGSNPGGMVTNFKDKGDHYLLNGAKMWISNAPFADIAVVWAKDESGRIHGLIVERGMEGFTTPETHNKWSLRASATGELIFDNVKVPKENLLPNKSGLGAPLGCLDSARYGIAWGAIGAAMDCYDTALRYSQERIQFDKPIGATQLQQKKLAEMITEITKAQLLTWRLGVLRNEGKATTAQISMAKRNNVDMALTIARDARQMLGGMGITGEYSIMRHMMNLESVVTYEGTHDIHLLITGMDVTGFAAFK, encoded by the coding sequence ATGAAACCTGATCTTTTCCAGGCACCTGACTACTACCTGTTGGACGAGCTGCTGACAGATGAGCATAAAATGGTGCGCGATGCTGCCCGCGAGTGGGTTAAGCGTGAAGTTTCCCCGATAATAGAAGACTATGCCCAAAAAGCAGAATTCCCAACGCAGATCATAAAAGGCCTTGCCGATATTGGCGCTTTTGGCCCTTATATCCCTGAAGAGTATGGCGGCGCAGGCCTTGACCAGATCTCTTACGGGCTTATCATGCAGGAGATCGAAAGGGGCGACAGCGGCGTACGCTCTACCGCATCGGTACAATCGTCGCTGGTAATGTACCCTATATGGAAATATGGCAACGAGGAGCAGCGTATGAAATACCTGCCGAAACTTGCCTCAGGCGAATTCATGGGCTGTTTTGGCCTTACCGAGCCTGACTATGGCTCGAACCCAGGCGGGATGGTGACCAACTTTAAAGATAAAGGCGACCACTACCTGCTTAACGGTGCCAAAATGTGGATCTCTAATGCACCATTTGCCGACATAGCGGTAGTATGGGCGAAAGACGAGAGTGGCCGTATCCACGGGCTTATCGTAGAGCGTGGAATGGAAGGCTTTACTACTCCTGAAACACACAACAAATGGTCGCTAAGGGCATCTGCTACCGGCGAGCTTATATTTGACAATGTAAAGGTTCCGAAAGAGAACCTGCTTCCTAATAAATCGGGGCTTGGTGCGCCGCTTGGCTGCCTTGACTCGGCACGCTACGGTATTGCATGGGGCGCTATCGGCGCTGCAATGGACTGCTACGATACGGCGCTTCGCTACTCACAGGAGCGTATCCAGTTCGACAAGCCTATCGGGGCTACACAGCTGCAGCAAAAGAAACTGGCCGAAATGATTACCGAAATCACCAAAGCTCAGCTCCTTACCTGGAGGCTTGGCGTACTTCGCAATGAAGGCAAAGCCACTACAGCACAGATCTCTATGGCAAAGCGTAACAATGTTGATATGGCACTTACCATAGCTCGCGATGCGCGCCAGATGCTGGGCGGTATGGGTATTACCGGTGAATACTCTATCATGCGCCACATGATGAACCTTGAAAGTGTTGTAACTTATGAAGGTACACACGACATCCACTTACTTATTACAGGTATGGATGTTACTGGTTTTGCTGCGTTTAAATAA
- a CDS encoding DUF3050 domain-containing protein, whose product MNISTINNSIQPQRDLLLQHSLYTKVKTIDDLKHFLEGHVHAVWDFMSLLKALQSKLTCTTTPWLPVGNPEIRYLINEIVLAEETDINAEGQRQSHYEMYLDAMKACGADTSAIEAFLDDVVETQNIFVSIKKSGLHENIKAFLDFTFRVIDKGHPHEIAAAFTFGREDLIPSMFTEILKNFRESFPEANLDKLIYYFERHIALDADEHGPMAMQMVTELCGSDSRKWKEVEEVSVQALEKRIALWDAIEENILQHDLASI is encoded by the coding sequence ATGAATATTTCTACGATCAACAACAGCATCCAGCCCCAAAGGGATCTGTTGTTACAGCATTCCTTATACACTAAGGTAAAAACTATTGACGATCTGAAGCATTTTCTTGAAGGGCATGTTCATGCAGTTTGGGATTTTATGTCGCTGCTTAAGGCGTTGCAGTCAAAGCTTACCTGCACCACTACCCCATGGCTGCCTGTAGGCAACCCCGAGATACGATACCTTATCAATGAGATCGTGCTTGCAGAGGAGACCGACATTAATGCCGAGGGGCAAAGGCAGAGCCATTATGAAATGTACCTGGATGCCATGAAGGCATGTGGCGCTGATACATCGGCCATAGAAGCCTTCCTTGATGATGTGGTGGAGACCCAGAATATTTTTGTATCCATCAAAAAAAGCGGGCTGCACGAAAACATAAAGGCATTTCTCGATTTCACGTTCAGGGTTATCGATAAAGGCCATCCTCATGAAATTGCAGCGGCATTTACCTTTGGCCGCGAAGACCTTATACCTTCAATGTTTACCGAGATACTGAAGAACTTCAGGGAAAGTTTCCCCGAAGCCAATCTTGATAAGCTCATTTATTACTTCGAGCGCCACATTGCCCTGGATGCCGATGAGCACGGGCCAATGGCAATGCAGATGGTTACTGAGCTGTGCGGCTCCGACTCAAGGAAATGGAAAGAGGTGGAAGAAGTATCGGTACAGGCGCTCGAAAAAAGGATCGCCCTGTGGGATGCGATCGAGGAAAATATACTCCAGCACGACCTCGCTTCGATATAA
- a CDS encoding M43 family zinc metalloprotease, giving the protein MKLNFTIKAGLLGLAFISLGANAQTHPAKRFGKPVEFAKCGVTEYESLLQRKDPQRANKQQFEQWIAPKVAEAKARRLQKSGQNTNTVVTIPVVVHVIHNGDPVGTNENIADGQILSQITVLNQDFRKMLNTPGYNDNPVGADLEIEFCMAQRDPAGLNTSGIIRYELGSDEGWDMEDVEVLKTQTQWDPTKYLNLWVVNEIYVGGFLQLAGYAQFPTDSGLDGLDDGTPVTANTDGVVIAANCFGSVDVYPGGNYFPNKDKGRTASHEIGHFFGLRHIWGDETDCMGNDFCDDTPAAADANQGCPDADWDSCPNDAGHDMVQNYMDYTDDACLNIFTLNQKDRMMAVLANSPRRASLTTSNGCVPGEVFNTDGSLNIQGVNPGCGSTFAPQVVLKNTGNTTLTTAAINYYIDAQAPAVYNWSGSLANGQQTTIQLPEFTVAPGSHTFNVAIDSANGIDDQAPANDNKSQAFTIVGAYNTSSVIVTIMTDDFGEETIWAVVDGDQNPIAANIDFNTGQFDTYGPNELHTITVPIPADGCYSFGVFDLQGDGMCCEYGEGYYRVETAEGILIAEGGQFGQQETKDFRIDSNLGLGEKAEGLNLISLYPNPASSQLTIALPQALALPDSYTIYNSLGQVMGNGKFASATQQVNVSGYANGVYFIKIASGENSRTLRFIKS; this is encoded by the coding sequence ATGAAATTAAACTTTACCATCAAAGCCGGTTTGCTCGGCCTGGCTTTCATTTCCCTCGGAGCCAACGCACAGACACATCCAGCCAAAAGGTTTGGAAAGCCAGTAGAATTTGCAAAATGCGGCGTTACGGAATACGAATCGCTTTTGCAGCGAAAAGATCCGCAAAGGGCGAACAAGCAACAGTTTGAACAATGGATAGCGCCAAAAGTTGCCGAAGCAAAAGCAAGGCGCCTGCAGAAAAGCGGGCAGAATACTAACACTGTTGTAACTATACCGGTGGTAGTACATGTAATACACAATGGAGACCCTGTTGGAACAAACGAAAATATTGCCGATGGACAAATCCTGTCACAGATTACAGTTCTTAACCAGGATTTCAGGAAAATGCTGAATACTCCCGGCTACAACGACAACCCTGTGGGAGCTGACCTTGAAATTGAATTCTGCATGGCGCAACGCGATCCGGCAGGACTCAATACATCGGGTATCATCCGTTATGAACTTGGCTCTGATGAAGGTTGGGATATGGAGGATGTCGAAGTCCTTAAAACCCAAACCCAATGGGACCCTACAAAATACCTTAACCTTTGGGTTGTGAATGAAATATATGTTGGAGGCTTTCTTCAGCTGGCGGGATATGCACAATTCCCCACCGACTCCGGACTGGATGGGCTTGACGACGGAACGCCTGTAACAGCCAATACCGACGGTGTTGTAATCGCTGCCAATTGCTTTGGCTCGGTAGACGTTTATCCCGGCGGAAATTATTTCCCGAATAAAGACAAAGGAAGGACAGCTTCGCACGAGATTGGGCACTTTTTTGGCCTTAGGCACATTTGGGGAGATGAAACAGATTGCATGGGCAACGACTTTTGCGACGATACCCCAGCAGCTGCTGATGCTAACCAGGGATGTCCTGATGCCGACTGGGATTCATGCCCTAACGATGCGGGCCACGATATGGTGCAGAATTATATGGACTATACCGACGATGCCTGCCTGAATATTTTTACACTGAACCAAAAAGACAGGATGATGGCCGTGCTGGCTAACTCACCAAGGAGGGCTTCGCTTACAACATCTAACGGCTGCGTACCGGGCGAGGTCTTCAACACTGACGGCTCTTTGAACATTCAGGGTGTGAATCCGGGGTGTGGCAGTACATTCGCTCCGCAGGTTGTGCTTAAAAACACAGGCAACACAACGTTGACTACCGCTGCCATTAATTATTACATTGATGCCCAGGCACCGGCAGTGTACAACTGGTCAGGAAGCCTTGCTAACGGACAGCAAACAACCATCCAGCTTCCTGAGTTTACTGTTGCACCGGGAAGCCATACTTTTAACGTTGCCATAGATTCGGCTAACGGTATTGACGACCAGGCGCCTGCAAACGACAACAAGTCGCAGGCATTTACCATTGTTGGAGCATACAACACTTCATCGGTTATAGTAACTATTATGACGGACGATTTTGGAGAAGAAACTATTTGGGCAGTAGTAGACGGCGATCAAAACCCAATCGCGGCGAATATCGATTTCAATACGGGCCAGTTTGACACTTATGGGCCTAATGAGCTTCACACTATAACGGTGCCGATTCCTGCAGACGGATGTTATTCATTTGGCGTATTTGACCTTCAGGGTGACGGAATGTGCTGCGAATATGGCGAGGGCTACTACAGGGTGGAAACAGCCGAGGGTATACTGATCGCTGAAGGCGGACAGTTCGGACAGCAGGAAACCAAAGATTTCAGGATTGACAGCAATCTTGGCCTTGGAGAAAAAGCAGAAGGGCTTAACCTCATCAGCCTGTACCCGAACCCTGCGAGCAGCCAGCTTACGATTGCTCTGCCACAGGCATTGGCGCTTCCTGATAGCTACACCATATACAACAGCCTTGGCCAGGTTATGGGCAATGGCAAATTTGCTTCGGCTACGCAACAGGTAAATGTTTCCGGCTATGCCAACGGTGTTTACTTCATCAAAATCGCTTCGGGCGAAAATTCACGAACACTACGATTCATTAAATCCTAG
- a CDS encoding sensor histidine kinase, with product MAKKTQTYLLHILGSVLFLSIPILSSPDRESPGLFHIAPFQRDFSTYVLLLAFFYANYVYFIPKLYFSNRRLLFFLAITGCYFTIALLPCFVLGNGRMPSAMPQHEFHHRDYGHHFVPFFRGGSVFQFLLVFFLSFFMRVSQRLATIQSEKLKTEVSYLKAQINPHFLFNTLNSLYALALEKSDAAPEAILKLSAMMRYVVTESSRDIVPLESEIGYLKNYISLQQLRMDGGTPFSFIITGDLTGKRISPMLLIPFIENAFKHGLNPEEDTFIAIAIDVTEKELELSVKNNKVAVAIPLEEKSEQGIENTRQRLEYLYPQKHKLAIFDTDASFEVKLTLTLA from the coding sequence ATGGCAAAAAAAACGCAAACCTACCTTCTTCATATACTGGGCAGTGTGCTCTTCCTGAGCATCCCGATACTGTCGTCACCGGATCGCGAATCGCCCGGCCTGTTTCACATAGCGCCTTTTCAGCGCGATTTTAGTACCTATGTATTGCTCCTTGCTTTTTTTTACGCAAACTACGTGTACTTTATCCCAAAGCTGTATTTCTCTAACCGACGGCTGCTTTTCTTTTTAGCAATTACAGGCTGTTATTTTACAATAGCATTGCTGCCATGCTTTGTTTTGGGCAACGGACGTATGCCCTCTGCTATGCCACAGCACGAATTTCACCACCGGGACTACGGACACCATTTTGTGCCTTTTTTCCGTGGCGGGTCGGTGTTCCAGTTCCTGCTTGTATTTTTCCTTTCTTTCTTTATGCGGGTAAGCCAGCGCCTGGCAACGATTCAAAGTGAAAAGCTAAAGACAGAGGTCTCTTACCTTAAAGCACAGATTAATCCACATTTCCTGTTCAATACATTAAACAGCCTGTATGCGCTGGCCCTTGAAAAATCGGATGCAGCACCTGAGGCTATACTGAAGCTCTCGGCCATGATGCGGTATGTGGTTACTGAAAGCAGCCGCGACATTGTACCGCTTGAAAGCGAGATAGGGTACCTGAAAAATTACATCAGCCTGCAACAGCTGCGTATGGACGGCGGCACGCCTTTTTCATTTATCATTACAGGCGATCTTACCGGCAAAAGGATATCGCCAATGCTGCTGATCCCATTTATAGAAAATGCCTTTAAGCACGGGCTGAATCCCGAGGAGGATACCTTTATAGCTATCGCTATCGACGTTACGGAAAAAGAACTGGAACTGAGCGTTAAGAACAACAAAGTAGCTGTAGCAATACCGCTTGAGGAAAAAAGCGAGCAGGGTATAGAAAATACCCGGCAAAGGCTGGAATATCTTTATCCGCAAAAGCACAAATTGGCTATATTTGATACTGATGCTTCCTTTGAGGTTAAACTAACACTTACATTGGCATGA
- a CDS encoding LytR/AlgR family response regulator transcription factor, which produces MIKAIAIDDEPLALKVIEHFCRQSATVELEKTFTNTAEALKYLNKFPVDLLFLDIQMPGKNGLDFYRQLDNDIMVIFTTAYSEYAVEGFNVNAVDYLLKPFSFERFMTATEKATKEQKARQNTTEHNHLLIRADYKLHRIEFSDILLVEGLDDYIRIHLKGKTPITTRLSMKSILEKLPDSEFLRVHRSYIVPLRKIKTIYNKTIQIDDFVIPIGDTYKDEINKRI; this is translated from the coding sequence ATGATAAAAGCCATAGCCATAGACGATGAGCCCCTGGCCCTTAAGGTCATAGAGCATTTTTGCAGGCAATCGGCAACTGTTGAGCTGGAAAAAACCTTTACCAATACGGCAGAAGCCTTAAAGTACCTGAATAAATTTCCGGTAGACCTCCTGTTTCTTGACATCCAGATGCCGGGAAAAAATGGGCTCGACTTTTACAGGCAGCTTGACAACGATATAATGGTAATATTTACCACAGCCTATAGCGAATATGCGGTAGAAGGTTTTAATGTGAATGCTGTTGATTATCTTCTGAAGCCTTTCTCGTTCGAGCGGTTTATGACAGCGACAGAGAAAGCCACAAAAGAACAGAAAGCAAGGCAAAACACAACAGAGCACAACCACCTCCTGATACGTGCCGATTACAAACTGCACCGTATAGAATTTAGTGATATACTGTTGGTAGAAGGGCTTGATGACTATATCCGGATCCACCTGAAAGGCAAAACTCCTATAACCACCCGGCTATCAATGAAAAGCATCCTTGAAAAACTGCCAGATTCAGAATTTTTAAGGGTACACAGGTCGTATATAGTCCCATTGAGAAAAATTAAAACAATTTACAATAAAACCATACAAATTGACGATTTCGTTATTCCTATCGGCGACACTTATAAAGACGAAATA